Part of the Pomacea canaliculata isolate SZHN2017 linkage group LG11, ASM307304v1, whole genome shotgun sequence genome is shown below.
AACGAGACAGGTAACAAGGTTTTACCAAGCATTTCGAGAAGAATTtactaaagaaaatatatttagccAACCTTGTATGTGGAATATATTTAAACTCAGTGCTCAATGCAGTATTTAGTAAGTTTAAAGCTAATCAAGCACGGAGGCTACTGAATAAAACATAGCTGGAACATTAATACGTAACAAagattatttatctttttcggACCCACTTTCAATGTACAcactttttcctgttttaacaaataaaaggcCTTAGTCAAACGATTTTTGCATTTACTAATATTCTTAATcaatttacttaaaataatgTTGTAATCCTGCTAGTATTTATGCAGACTGAATTTTATCATAAATCCTGCTCATGATGCACTAGAATGAGATCGAGGTTCTCTTATAACCGTTTGGCCTGTTACAGAGATTTTAGAGATTGTTTCTCTCATGAAAAATTGGACAGGGGTGGGTGAAGGAAACGTATTAGTGAAGATGGTGCCTTAAATGATGAAAAGAGTTGAAATCCTCCCTAACATGACCCCATAACTTTGGCTAATTGGAATTACTAATCACTTATTTACATCTTTCACGTCCCCCAAACCTCGTTGGTTAtatcaaaatgtaaacattctgAATGATGTACAGACTTAAAacttcttgaagaaaaaaagtttctttacacTGAATGAGATCTTGGCTTTGCCGTCTTTCGCGTCGTGGTTGCTTGCTGAGCAGTTGATGACGTCCCAGATGCCGTCCGGCGAGAAGCTGTTCATGTCGATGGGGGTTTTCTTGTCGATCCAGATGGCCAGCTCACTACTTGTTGACAGAGCAGAGGTGAAGACGATGGAGCACACCTGCAGAATACAGGGTACGTGCAAAAAGAGAGCATCGCATGTGCACGCAGTGGGTGTGTGTatcatctgtttgtgtttgtgtctttgtagtttgtgtgaatgtatgtgcaTGGATATAAGTGCGTTTGTGTGACTGCTTGTGCATTTACATGTGTGTATTATTGTTTTGACGAAAATTCAAGCAAGTGACTTTTAAACTAGTTAATACATAGTGAGGCTGACGGCACACCACGTAACAGTAACGCACCTGAGTATCAAACGGGTAATACGTCACATCTATATCACACGATGTTAAAAACACTCCTGTAGGCTGCCAGTCCATCCACCCTTCGCTGTTAATCCGAACCTGGAACGTGATTCAGAACTGATTTTCTCTTTTCCaaacaaaatagtaaatagtCATCACTTCTATCACCTCTGTCATCTCATCTCTACAATTCGGGTGTTCTGACCGCCGTATTATTTTTAGTGTTCGGTCGGGTGGAATTTAAACAGCTGGTTGGCATAGCAGGCAGCTCAGATAATTGTGAGAATACGTGTAAAAAGGCTTATAaaatcgtcatcgtcatcgtcatcgtcgtcgtcgtcgtcgtcgtcgtcgtcgtcatcgtttaATCTATTCATatgtataaaatgtaattttaagtCTCTCCATCCTATTAGTCATTACACCACCTGGAGATCCTTGTAGCCCAGCTGTGTCTGGGTGGTCACCGTGTTGCCCACCACGATGTCCGGTAGCCAGATGGCGCTCTGTTTGTACATGACGCTGGTGATGTTGCCGAACTCAGGCTCAACCCAGCTCAGGTAGTCGTCCAGCCATTCGATCTTAAGGCGGGCGTTTGTCTTCATCGTCTGATCTTGTTCGTTCATCTGCAAAAGTTTGGGAGACATGTCGATAGACATGACCGGCATTTCAATAACTAATCTGAAGATTAACGAGCTGTCtgagcaccaaaaaaaaaaaaaaaaaaaaaacaacgaaatgCAGGAGGTTTATTAACATGTACTCTTTACAGGACTGGTTGCTTTGActcagttgctggcatggcgaCGCACGCTGTGCGATGACCTTTCAGGAACTGGAAAAACAACAAACTCTGATGATAGTAAAGTAAGGAGGAAGTAGAAGAAGTAGTGATACAGATTGTTACCAAGGTTACTTACATCTACTATTTGAAACAGGGAAAACGTGACGTAGATTTGTATAACATTGTCGTCGTCGAAGACGGGCCGCACTTCTTTCTTGTAACCGTCAAAGAGGTAGTCAGTCAGGTTGTAGTAGTCTTCTTTCTTGGCGGTCTGGCTGAGGGTTGCCATCGCAAGGAATGCCAGAAGCCACAAGATCAGGCTGGTCGGCTGCTGAGTACCGAGAGGCCTGAAAGGCATGCTGGGAGAATGgtgctctagagtctagaccaATGGATTGATAGTAATtctgaaatttacaaaattacaatattaGCTAGTTCCATTTCCTGATAGTTATTCTGGTTCTTGAATAGTgagtttgtatgtttgtgtttgtgcgcgtgttaGTCTATGAGGAGCTGTGCTCACACCCTCGCCAGACCTTTGTGTAACGTCCTTCTGTGATTCCGTTTAGTACTGCATGCTGTGGACAAGTTTATAGAGAtttactgtgtatatatactgtatttGTAAAGTGCTTACCCGTATATAAAAACTTGTCACAGAAGTTGCGAGTAAGAGTCACTTTTTTGAACTGATCTCTGGCCTCGAGTGGCAGAGTAAACAAATATGAAACTATAACCAGTAAGATCCCTGCAGTAAGATCCCTGCAGAACCCAGATGTCCCTTGACCTGCACCTGTTGTTGGaaggagcacatggatagactgTGCTGACAGGCCCACCATTCTTACCTATTGTGGACGATAACCccccaaggtaccttgaaggatgatcttcgacagggtgtcgtgccgggtcacatgactaaggaagaccagcttacgtcgtCTGAGTGTTGTTAGAAAAGGTTTCTGGGGTCTTAGAAGTGAGGAAATTTTGGttaaattttggaaaatattaatttagagGAGGTCAGCAGTCGACACTCCATTCAGCCGAAACTCGTCggagaaaagtataaaatacaCCTATCATCGATTCATTAAAGCTTATTAAAGGCAAATAATAAATGTCGCAAAGCTCCACGGCCCACTCCTCTCTGTTCAGCCTGCTCAGCTTCCCTACCCGCCGTTCCATGAGTCCACCCGATACATTTGCTCTAACACCCGAGTTCTGTGACTCACCTTCTCTGCAAACTCATCTCAACTCTACACAATTCGCAGAAAAGCTTTAGTACGCTGGTGATTAAGGACTTTAttctctgtgtgcgtgttgcCAGCAATCAGCAGCCTACACTGAAGGGACAAAGAATTCCTTttaacagtggcgtaggaaccaggggggcagcgggggcagccgcccccccaaggaaaatacagggggggcaggaatatccttttgcccccccaatatttgagacgtaattcctcacaaagagcaaagaactgaagaaaggtaggggaacgtagagaggagacggtcatcaccgtcacaaaagcgggccctgaggcaagtggaggctctagcacctctgacgatcagatcggggacagtcggttggtattgtttgccatgctaattgcaggctgtgttgaagcctgagcgaagaaagcagccggacagtacatcggtacatcgagtgtcgtctccctcccccctcccccataatgcgacgccttttctttggcggttttcgtttgaccaacatcaaacatcccccacccactcgctgtcaccctaaaattatctgctatcgcttacaaccgaaggggccgcactggccatcgggaacacagaatgctagtaacgaattagttgcatagcaataccccagtgagtcttgccaatcagacaggaacccttacactttgtgaaaagctagcgaagcacgaggaaggcaaagactccgagtccctatattggtagttttctttagagacagagagactggtattattgctatctacgactcaggggaagtgcataagtaacatttctaaaactacacaagggcactcttttatcatgaacgactgtggctggtactcaacataagttatctgtgttatactgtttggtttgtatatatgtgtccgtgttttggtagatggccatagaacgtgtcgcatcgctggctcagcaccgtcgggtagcagagcgaggaaggggtggccctgaggccattcccaccctagtttcgtcccctggccacggtggtctggccagtttatggcccttaattatacggtagccttgcgtcccttcctctctggtctctttggttctctttggggtggatggggctattttcccacggtgtgcggacaccgagttcaggtataaggctgtgcctctttgtaacgtgtattatctcgcggacgctgggccctgtgggtagggaaaggttctggaggtttcttgaagcctatagaaacctgccacacaggtatatgtggactgggaagacggcggggcggagagacctgtgcccgtctctgggagtagtcgggggtttgccacgtgctgtgtactgtcgctggaactggcgtggtgtctagaagagggttccagcaaccagcgtattttccccgcgtttgttgtgagatagaacaaaacgtgtcacgagccgttgggtgagtaggcttaattaatctttacctttgtttttccacccgatggctaccctgcccagtatgcagacgtgtacggtgtgtgaccgagtgtgactgcgcggcctgtgcatgcgcgcatgtgtgcataggtgtgtgcgcgctggtgtatatgtgcagagctggaatgttgatcgttgctgtcacgggggtttggtgttttcttttttaggtataatgtttggtagccggggagtcattctttaatttgggttttttttttcttatttaatgctgctttgccttttaacaataaagcagcgtgttgtgatgctaccactgtgtacgtgcgtgcgtgcagtacccccccatccttttttacgtaatgtgcgattgcgaacgccgttcactgtcagcagggagtttgcccccccaacgccgaacatcttcctacgccactgctttATTCCATgcaggtgaaaggtcacagtgGGCCACGCAATGCTGCGCGTGCGGCATCCATGCGATGGACACGTCTCGAGTCCAATGTAGTTAAAAGCATCAATGAGAGATCGATAGAAGGTTCGATAttggtgttgatgatggtggtggggcTGGTTTCTCTTCTCCTGGCTGAACACTCGTCAGACTTTCTAAGTGCAAAGTATGTCACACACTATTCATGGTTTTACGATAATTTTAATGAAGGAATGCGAAATACCgcggaaaaaaattattctcttCTGACaatatttccagaaaaaaagtggTCATGATGTTGGAGACTTGCCTCCTGTGCTTACTGTCAGAAACTTGCCTCTGCCCTCTGTAGGACACTTGCCTCTGTCATTGGTGTGCCTCTCAAACATTTAAAGAAGGTAGGAGCTGCTGAACACACTCTGTCGAACATGTGACtatctttgaaatgaaaatgtttgttttcattaatgtGTAATAAAAAATTGTTCGTCACATATTCAATATTATAGTAAAGTTTTTAAGATATAATATATAGCTCCATTACATAACAGTTAGTTGTTCAGCAGAAATATTAGTAATCTATATAACAGCCGATGGTGATGAGAACCTCGACACATTGTCGATGATGGTTGAAAAGTGTGATTGTCTGCTCGCTCTCCCGCGGCact
Proteins encoded:
- the LOC112575331 gene encoding acetylcholine receptor subunit beta-like, which produces MPFRPLGTQQPTSLILWLLAFLAMATLSQTAKKEDYYNLTDYLFDGYKKEVRPVFDDDNVIQIYVTFSLFQIVDMNEQDQTMKTNARLKIEWLDDYLSWVEPEFGNITSVMYKQSAIWLPDIVVGNTVTTQTQLGYKDLQVRINSEGWMDWQPTGVFLTSCDIDVTYYPFDTQVCSIVFTSALSTSSELAIWIDKKTPIDMNSFSPDGIWDVINCSASNHDAKDGKAKISFSLQLKRRPEFYILNIILPVLFLAMTSSLVFALPAESGEKMSLSITVLLAFAVYLTLVTDSMPKTSVQVSMLMVYVVQLMALTALSVILSVPLMRLHHRPSNKPLGRRASYVIILFRKLMCLADGERRLVKVKMSAENDNTVSIIGENKMQQVKANAVVPYDNDEKADDNCSDCACPPRSPEVSHISGELAAETLNTFFFFLFFLYSFVITITYVILLITGGASQEESTRLS